From Anaerolineae bacterium, one genomic window encodes:
- a CDS encoding Fibronectin type III domain protein: protein MANLDASHPQLINGVFRSNTGFSCGGGLFNDSSNPTLVNVTFNGNVVYNDSGGGIYNDNSSPTLTNVILWGDSAPSAAEISNTGSSAPLISYSDIQGGYAGTGNINADPLFDGNLRLQLTSPAIDAGDNAALPSGIMFDLNDNPRYSDVPAISDTGSGTPPIVDMGAYEAFPVLYTAPSAQGNGKCYAWEHACTLKTALNVAINGQEIWVKAGVHYPGSAINDTFTLKNGVAVYGGFNGTEATRSQRNWQTNKTILSGDIDRNDTNTDDNFIAETTTDIVGSNAYHVVTSSGTNSTTVLDGFIITAGNAQGTYPESRGGGMKNNGGSPTLTNVIFSGNMAKSGGGMDNNGGSPTLTNVIFSGNQANLTSGGGMVSYYGNPMLTDVTFSSNSAHLGGGMSTVSGAPILNHVIFNSNHVSTTGGGMYNERNSPSLTNVTFIHNSAKAGGGMYNESSSPILTNVTFSGNTANNYGGGMYNDWRSSPTLTNVTFSGNSTTSGGGMYNFYDSNPTLTNVILWGNTATNAPGIYNNSSTPTIAYSDIQDCIVSGSWNSACGNDGGGNIDADPRFVDAANGNLRLGFGSPAIDAGTNSGCPATDIDGLPRPADGNGDSTSTCDMGAYEAGTMICGIAQGNTYAFPHQSGVSIEVTTSGNLGCLYVDEMELNHPNATTGIQSGRYWLIRGLQSDKSTPATGFTVNLTLPTTFTPDGNDKVCRYSGSGTLWDCASSSFTTDSITRQGVTALSDWAVGNNVGPTAVKLKEIHARPVLDKRGLLMWFVLLIIWKGWFSFQNRRLE from the coding sequence ATGGCGAACCTGGACGCCAGCCACCCACAGCTCATCAATGGGGTGTTTCGCAGCAACACCGGGTTTTCCTGCGGCGGCGGGCTGTTCAACGACAGCAGCAACCCGACGCTGGTCAATGTCACTTTCAACGGCAACGTCGTTTATAACGACAGCGGTGGCGGGATCTATAACGACAACAGCAGTCCCACGCTCACCAACGTCATCCTGTGGGGCGATAGCGCCCCCAGCGCAGCGGAAATCTCCAACACCGGCAGCAGTGCCCCGCTCATCTCCTACAGCGACATCCAGGGCGGCTACGCCGGAACGGGCAACATCAACGCCGATCCACTTTTCGACGGCAACCTGCGCCTGCAATTGACCTCGCCGGCAATTGACGCCGGGGACAACGCTGCCCTTCCCTCTGGGATCATGTTTGACCTTAACGACAACCCGCGCTATTCGGATGTGCCAGCTATCTCTGATACCGGTAGCGGTACGCCTCCTATCGTGGATATGGGCGCTTATGAAGCCTTCCCGGTGCTTTACACAGCTCCTTCCGCCCAGGGAAATGGCAAGTGCTACGCCTGGGAACATGCCTGCACGCTGAAAACCGCCCTCAACGTCGCCATAAACGGCCAGGAAATCTGGGTCAAAGCTGGTGTTCATTATCCCGGCAGTGCCATCAACGACACTTTCACCCTGAAAAACGGCGTGGCAGTGTACGGCGGCTTCAACGGCACGGAGGCCACCCGCAGCCAGCGCAACTGGCAAACGAACAAGACCATCCTGAGCGGCGACATTGACAGGAACGATACCAACACTGATGACAACTTCATCGCTGAGACAACTACCGATATCGTGGGCAGCAACGCCTATCATGTTGTCACCAGCAGCGGGACGAATAGCACCACCGTGCTGGACGGTTTCATCATCACCGCCGGGAATGCGCAAGGCACATACCCGGAAAGCAGAGGCGGCGGGATGAAAAACAACGGCGGTAGCCCGACCCTGACCAATGTTATCTTCTCCGGCAACATGGCAAAATCCGGAGGCGGGATGGACAATAACGGCGGTAGCCCAACCCTGACCAATGTTATCTTTTCAGGCAACCAGGCAAACCTTACCTCTGGCGGCGGGATGGTCAGCTACTACGGCAACCCGATGTTGACGGACGTTACATTCAGCAGCAACTCCGCCCATCTCGGCGGTGGGATGTCCACAGTCTCTGGAGCACCGATATTAAATCATGTCATCTTTAACAGCAACCACGTCTCCACTACCGGCGGCGGGATGTACAATGAGCGCAACAGCCCATCCTTGACCAACGTGACCTTTATCCATAACTCCGCAAAGGCCGGCGGCGGGATGTACAATGAGTCCAGCAGTCCAATCCTGACCAATGTCACCTTCTCCGGCAACACGGCAAACAACTACGGCGGCGGGATGTACAACGACTGGAGGAGCAGTCCGACGCTGACGAACGTGACCTTCTCCGGCAACTCGACAACCTCCGGCGGCGGGATGTACAACTTCTACGACAGCAACCCGACGCTGACCAACGTCATCCTCTGGGGTAACACTGCCACCAACGCCCCAGGCATCTATAACAATAGCAGCACGCCGACCATCGCTTACAGCGACATCCAGGACTGCATCGTCTCTGGCAGTTGGAATTCCGCCTGCGGCAATGACGGCGGCGGCAACATTGACGCCGACCCGCGCTTTGTGGATGCCGCTAACGGCAACCTGCGCCTGGGCTTCGGCTCGCCCGCCATCGATGCCGGCACAAACAGCGGTTGCCCCGCCACCGACATCGACGGTCTGCCGCGCCCCGCCGATGGTAACGGCGACAGCACCTCCACTTGCGACATGGGCGCCTATGAAGCCGGAACGATGATTTGTGGTATCGCGCAGGGCAACACCTATGCTTTCCCTCATCAATCCGGCGTGAGCATCGAAGTCACCACGTCTGGCAACCTGGGCTGTCTCTACGTGGACGAGATGGAACTCAACCACCCCAACGCCACCACCGGCATCCAGAGCGGGCGCTACTGGCTCATCAGAGGCTTACAGAGTGACAAATCTACCCCCGCCACGGGATTTACGGTCAACCTGACCCTGCCCACCACCTTCACCCCCGATGGAAACGACAAAGTCTGCCGCTACAGCGGCAGCGGGACGCTCTGGGATTGTGCCTCGAGTTCCTTTACCACCGATAGCATCACTCGCCAGGGAGTAACCGCCCTCTCCGACTGGGCGGTAGGCAATAACGTCGGTCCGACCGCAGTTAAGTTGAAAGAGATTCACGCCCGTCCGGTTTTGGATAAGCGCGGCTTGCTGATGTGGTTCGTGCTCCTCATCATTTGGAAAGGATGGTTCTCGTTTCAAAACAGGAGACTGGAATAA
- a CDS encoding Endonuclease IV, translated as MYLLDTNGLRRGIDPLAEEGLKDFSCRGRILCESPVLEDDALLLRQMWMEISGETP; from the coding sequence ATGTATTTATTGGATACCAATGGACTTAGGCGGGGGATAGATCCCCTCGCCGAAGAAGGTTTGAAAGATTTCTCTTGCCGCGGGCGTATTTTGTGCGAGAGCCCGGTGCTGGAAGACGATGCCCTGCTCTTGCGCCAGATGTGGATGGAGATCTCCGGCGAGACACCGTAA
- a CDS encoding Survival protein SurA precursor (Peptidyl-prolyl cis-trans isomerase SurA): MPLAARVNGEGIPLVEFQEELERYRMAFGTELATDAQQMVLNDLIAKVLLAQAAQEAGFTVDDKMVEERLQQLETQLGGQGALEDWMAKVGYTSESLRTALKRELAATWMRNQILAQTPRQVEQVHARQILVYSAERAQAIYAELQSGKDFAELAEQFDPITYGDLGWLARGMILDPKLEEVIFSLQPGQYSQVIRTTAGYHLVQVIERQPQRALTAEAYRLYQKLTLQSWLAEQRAASQIEIFLTN; the protein is encoded by the coding sequence GTGCCTCTGGCAGCCAGAGTAAACGGCGAAGGGATTCCCCTGGTTGAGTTCCAGGAGGAACTCGAACGCTACCGGATGGCTTTTGGCACAGAACTGGCAACCGATGCTCAACAGATGGTCTTGAATGATTTGATTGCCAAAGTGTTATTGGCGCAGGCTGCTCAAGAAGCAGGCTTTACAGTGGACGATAAAATGGTCGAAGAACGCCTTCAACAACTGGAAACCCAACTGGGCGGTCAGGGAGCGTTAGAGGATTGGATGGCAAAGGTTGGCTATACCTCAGAAAGTCTGCGCACAGCTTTGAAGCGTGAGCTGGCAGCGACCTGGATGCGCAACCAGATTCTTGCCCAAACGCCGCGCCAGGTGGAACAGGTTCATGCCCGCCAGATTCTGGTCTATTCCGCTGAACGGGCACAGGCTATCTATGCGGAATTGCAGAGCGGCAAAGACTTTGCTGAACTGGCAGAACAATTCGATCCAATTACCTATGGCGACCTGGGCTGGCTTGCGCGGGGCATGATCCTCGACCCAAAGCTAGAAGAGGTCATCTTTTCCCTTCAGCCCGGTCAATACAGCCAGGTGATTCGCACTACTGCTGGTTATCATCTGGTGCAGGTGATCGAGCGCCAGCCACAACGCGCCCTCACTGCCGAAGCTTACCGCCTTTATCAAAAACTAACCCTGCAGAGCTGGCTTGCTGAGCAGCGCGCCGCCAGTCAAATCGAAATCTTTCTGACCAACTAA
- a CDS encoding 1-acyl-sn-glycerol-3-phosphate acyltransferase, with amino-acid sequence MGKGNIQHRLRSIFRFLFRLLTRVEVIGVEKVPLSGGCILATNHLSRLDPPLLFMLIERDDLTALVADKYKKYPFIPWLVNTLKGIWIHREDADFGALKDALRYLQQGGLLGIAPEGTRSRTKGLLPGKPGVAYLADKARVPVVPVAISGTEGAIFKILTLRRPKIRVVFGDPITFPPVSREQRDEMLQRHTDEILCRIAALLPEEYRGVYADHPRLKEILAASSS; translated from the coding sequence ATGGGCAAAGGGAATATCCAGCATCGTCTGCGTTCGATCTTTCGCTTTCTGTTCCGCCTGCTGACTCGCGTGGAGGTCATTGGGGTAGAAAAAGTCCCGCTGAGCGGGGGATGCATTCTTGCCACCAACCATCTCAGCCGCCTTGACCCGCCTTTACTGTTCATGCTCATCGAGCGCGATGACTTAACCGCTCTGGTGGCAGATAAATATAAAAAATATCCCTTTATCCCCTGGCTCGTCAACACCCTGAAGGGCATTTGGATTCATCGCGAGGATGCGGATTTCGGCGCTTTAAAAGATGCCCTGCGCTACCTGCAACAAGGAGGGCTATTGGGCATTGCTCCCGAAGGCACGCGCAGTCGCACAAAGGGTTTGTTACCCGGCAAACCGGGCGTCGCCTATCTGGCAGACAAAGCCAGAGTGCCGGTCGTTCCGGTTGCAATCAGCGGGACGGAAGGAGCAATCTTTAAGATTTTGACCCTGCGCCGCCCAAAAATTCGAGTCGTTTTTGGTGATCCGATCACCTTTCCTCCTGTGAGTCGGGAGCAACGCGATGAGATGCTTCAGCGTCACACCGACGAAATCCTGTGTCGCATCGCCGCCCTGCTACCAGAAGAATATCGCGGTGTCTATGCTGATCACCCGCGCCTTAAAGAAATCCTTGCCGCCTCATCCTCCTGA
- a CDS encoding Heme oxygenase translates to MDSQTFPPLSISLRNNTREAHRLAESSPFMRELFAARLPLPAYRFFLCQLYQIYSALEECSAILQTDHSLQDFYLPALFRRPALEADLRFYYGDESWREVEPLESTRAYVQRIQTISQDWLPGLIAHHYTRYLGDLSGGQAMKRIVAKMYHLDSEQGLAFFDFPKIADITAFKNEYRARLDALPLDEQSAQKLIAEANHAFELNRQVFNAMMEVVPVDRHHPILDSPPDDNR, encoded by the coding sequence ATGGATTCTCAAACATTTCCGCCTTTATCCATATCCCTGCGCAATAACACGCGCGAAGCCCACCGTCTGGCAGAAAGTTCACCGTTCATGCGTGAATTGTTTGCTGCCCGCCTGCCACTGCCTGCCTACCGCTTTTTCCTGTGCCAACTCTATCAGATTTACTCCGCTTTAGAGGAATGTTCAGCGATTCTCCAGACCGATCATTCCCTGCAGGACTTTTACCTGCCGGCGCTGTTTCGTCGCCCTGCCCTGGAAGCAGATTTGCGTTTTTATTATGGCGATGAAAGCTGGCGGGAGGTTGAACCATTGGAATCCACCCGCGCCTACGTGCAACGCATTCAGACAATTTCCCAAGACTGGCTGCCTGGATTGATTGCGCATCACTATACCCGTTATCTCGGAGACCTGTCCGGCGGACAGGCAATGAAGCGGATTGTTGCAAAAATGTATCACCTGGACTCAGAACAGGGTCTGGCGTTTTTTGACTTTCCGAAAATCGCAGATATCACCGCTTTTAAGAACGAATATCGTGCCAGGCTCGATGCGCTGCCTCTCGATGAACAATCGGCTCAAAAGCTGATCGCCGAAGCCAATCACGCCTTTGAACTGAATCGACAGGTATTTAACGCGATGATGGAAGTTGTTCCTGTTGATCGCCATCATCCTATCCTCGATTCCCCTCCAGACGACAACAGATGA
- a CDS encoding Endonuclease IV, translated as MALSFRFGTVGSPKSTPPKPGGSIGAIQRLRELDLDALELGWVQAVRVSESTCAEIRAAAQAQDVSISVHAPYFINLNANEDEWPKSRKRLMDAAYYGNLAGATDIIFHPGSYFGKDPSEVLPIALERLEGCVAELRQMDNPVILRPETMGKSAMLGSLQDTLAMSQAIQGVKPCIDFAHLHARAGDGSMNSYEEWSRVLEQIARTLGEGALQDLHIHLSGIEYSSKGEREHLKIEDADLNIAAIFGALKDFACRGRILCESPVLEDDALLLRQMWMEISGETL; from the coding sequence ATGGCGCTTTCGTTTCGTTTTGGCACAGTCGGTTCTCCCAAATCCACTCCACCCAAGCCGGGTGGATCGATTGGTGCAATCCAACGCCTCAGGGAGCTGGATTTAGACGCCCTCGAACTGGGCTGGGTGCAGGCTGTGCGTGTTTCTGAAAGTACCTGTGCGGAGATCCGCGCCGCTGCTCAGGCTCAAGATGTCTCTATCAGTGTTCACGCCCCCTATTTCATCAATCTCAACGCGAATGAAGACGAATGGCCGAAATCTCGCAAGCGGCTGATGGATGCCGCCTATTATGGCAACCTTGCCGGCGCAACTGATATCATCTTTCATCCAGGTTCATATTTTGGCAAAGACCCCAGCGAGGTCTTACCCATTGCGCTAGAGCGATTAGAAGGCTGTGTTGCCGAATTGCGCCAGATGGACAATCCGGTCATCCTGCGCCCGGAGACGATGGGCAAATCGGCGATGTTGGGTTCATTACAGGACACCCTGGCAATGAGTCAGGCCATCCAGGGGGTAAAGCCATGTATCGACTTCGCCCACCTGCACGCTCGCGCCGGTGATGGCAGCATGAATAGCTATGAGGAATGGAGCAGGGTATTAGAGCAAATTGCCCGCACTCTGGGTGAGGGTGCTCTCCAGGACCTGCACATTCACCTTTCGGGCATCGAATACTCATCGAAAGGGGAGCGCGAACATCTGAAGATAGAAGATGCGGATCTCAATATTGCGGCCATTTTTGGCGCTTTGAAAGACTTTGCCTGCCGCGGGCGCATTTTGTGCGAGAGCCCGGTGCTGGAAGACGATGCCCTGCTCTTGCGCCAGATGTGGATGGAGATCTCCGGCGAGACACTGTAA
- a CDS encoding Transamidase GatB domain protein, whose translation MNLKERLQNDLKEAMRTNNEVQKRTLRMALAAIRLLEVEKGMQLDDNAVLGILQREVKARNEAIADAERAGRADLVAASREELAILEGYLPQAMSEAELEALVRQAIAEVGAQNLQQMGLVMKWLMPRLQGRASGEQASQMVRRLLS comes from the coding sequence ATGAATCTTAAAGAACGACTCCAAAACGACCTCAAAGAGGCAATGCGCACCAACAACGAGGTGCAAAAACGCACCTTACGCATGGCACTGGCAGCCATTCGCCTGTTAGAAGTAGAAAAGGGCATGCAACTGGACGACAACGCCGTCCTGGGCATCTTGCAAAGAGAAGTCAAAGCCCGCAACGAAGCGATTGCCGATGCTGAGCGCGCCGGGCGGGCGGATCTGGTCGCCGCCAGCCGCGAAGAACTGGCAATCCTGGAAGGGTATTTACCGCAAGCGATGAGTGAAGCCGAGCTTGAAGCTCTCGTGCGCCAGGCAATCGCCGAAGTAGGCGCCCAAAACCTGCAGCAGATGGGCCTGGTCATGAAGTGGCTGATGCCGCGCCTGCAAGGCCGCGCCAGCGGAGAACAAGCCAGCCAGATGGTGCGGCGATTGCTCAGCTAA
- a CDS encoding HIT family hydrolase produces the protein MVECVFCRIIAGQAPAKVYYRDEQAIAFQDIHPVAPVHILIVPIKHIESINAMTEEDKPLIGHLFWLARQLAAQQGIAESGYRSIINTGRDAGQAVFHLHLHLIGGQRVRFPMG, from the coding sequence ATGGTAGAATGCGTTTTTTGTCGCATCATCGCCGGGCAAGCGCCGGCAAAGGTTTATTATCGCGATGAGCAGGCAATTGCCTTTCAGGATATTCATCCGGTTGCACCAGTGCATATCCTGATTGTGCCGATCAAACACATCGAATCCATCAACGCCATGACCGAAGAAGACAAGCCCCTCATCGGGCATCTCTTCTGGCTGGCACGCCAACTGGCGGCGCAACAGGGGATTGCCGAGAGCGGCTATCGTTCGATCATCAATACCGGGCGAGATGCGGGTCAGGCCGTCTTTCATTTACATCTGCATCTCATTGGCGGTCAACGGGTGCGCTTCCCCATGGGTTAG
- a CDS encoding Proline-rich protein, protein MDSFELKNKRSSPRRLLTVLWNLLTVLVLLMTCCVGLVTVTIYLDPYSNLNLFPPPTPIQGAKMPTLTPTPLQILPPTWTPSPTVTPRPTFTPTFTPTSTPTEAPTATEVPTPTPLPPEMVQYALSPDSPKAMASTAFYPDRGCKWAGVAGQIFDANGEPLPPASVLIVVGGKLNGESIELLSLNGTAPQYGFSGYEIVLGDVPIASQASLYIQLFDPQGQPLTDRIYFDTYGACEQNLIMIDFNAIAR, encoded by the coding sequence ATGGATTCTTTTGAACTGAAGAATAAACGCAGCTCGCCTCGCAGGTTGCTGACAGTCCTCTGGAATCTCTTAACGGTGCTGGTTCTGTTGATGACCTGTTGTGTGGGGTTGGTGACTGTCACCATTTATCTTGACCCGTACAGCAACTTGAATTTGTTTCCACCACCCACACCGATCCAGGGTGCAAAAATGCCCACGTTGACTCCCACTCCGCTCCAGATTCTGCCTCCGACCTGGACGCCCAGCCCAACGGTCACGCCTCGTCCGACCTTCACCCCGACCTTCACACCCACCTCAACCCCCACCGAAGCACCCACTGCGACCGAAGTACCAACGCCTACGCCTTTACCCCCTGAGATGGTACAATATGCGCTGAGCCCCGACAGCCCCAAAGCCATGGCAAGCACAGCTTTTTATCCCGACCGGGGTTGCAAGTGGGCTGGCGTGGCGGGACAAATTTTTGATGCCAACGGCGAGCCATTGCCGCCGGCTTCGGTGTTGATCGTGGTTGGCGGAAAACTCAATGGGGAGAGCATCGAACTGCTCAGTCTGAACGGCACTGCGCCTCAATATGGATTTTCGGGCTATGAAATCGTGCTGGGAGATGTCCCCATTGCTTCTCAAGCGAGTTTATACATCCAGCTTTTTGACCCGCAAGGGCAACCCCTCACCGACCGCATTTACTTTGATACGTACGGGGCTTGCGAGCAGAATTTGATTATGATAGACTTCAACGCCATCGCCCGATAG
- a CDS encoding tRNA-t(6)A37 methylthiotransferase encodes MRRVYLDMVGCRLNQSELESFARQFRAAGYTIVDTPDQADWVVINTCTVTAAADADSRAKARQAFRAGAKQIALTGCWATLHPAEALSLPGVQRVIPNDQKESLVSQITEVYDLEPLEREPLPGLRHRTRAFLKVQDGCDNHCTFCVTRLARGKGRSRPIAAVLADIQAALGEGKDGADDAPPAREIVLSGVHLGSWGKDFSPPLHLRHLIQAILQDTDVPRLRLSSLEPWDLDEGFFRLWENPRLCRHLHLPLQSGCAATLRRMARKCSPEGYAHLVATARALIPGLAVTTDIIVGFPGEDENEFAQSLAFIQQMEFSGGHVFVFSPRPGTAATRLSQPVSPSIARARSQQVRESLSVSAQAFRQRFLGSTVKVLWESRRGQTPQGWILSGLSDNYLRVRTVTSQPLDNQISEVRLTAIAAEEMIGVVLS; translated from the coding sequence ATGAGGCGCGTTTATCTGGACATGGTCGGTTGTCGCTTGAACCAGAGCGAGCTGGAGAGCTTCGCGCGCCAGTTCCGCGCCGCTGGTTATACGATTGTTGACACCCCCGACCAGGCGGACTGGGTGGTGATCAACACCTGTACGGTCACCGCCGCCGCCGATGCCGATTCGCGCGCCAAAGCCCGACAGGCCTTTCGGGCTGGCGCCAAACAGATTGCCCTGACGGGTTGCTGGGCAACTTTACATCCTGCCGAGGCGCTCTCTCTGCCCGGCGTCCAGCGCGTCATCCCCAACGATCAAAAGGAAAGTCTGGTCAGCCAGATCACCGAGGTCTATGACCTGGAGCCGTTAGAGCGCGAACCCTTGCCCGGCTTGCGCCACCGCACGCGGGCGTTTCTCAAGGTGCAGGATGGCTGTGATAACCATTGTACCTTCTGCGTCACCCGCCTGGCGCGCGGGAAAGGTCGTAGCCGTCCCATCGCGGCGGTGCTGGCGGATATTCAGGCTGCCCTGGGCGAAGGCAAAGACGGTGCGGACGATGCGCCGCCTGCGCGTGAAATCGTCCTAAGCGGCGTTCACCTGGGTTCGTGGGGCAAGGATTTTTCACCCCCGCTCCATCTGCGCCACTTAATCCAGGCAATCCTGCAAGACACGGACGTGCCCCGCCTGCGCCTCTCATCTTTAGAGCCATGGGATCTGGATGAAGGCTTCTTCCGTTTATGGGAAAATCCGCGCCTGTGCCGTCATTTGCATTTGCCCTTGCAGTCTGGCTGTGCTGCCACCCTGCGGCGCATGGCGCGCAAGTGCTCCCCGGAAGGATATGCGCATCTGGTCGCCACGGCGCGGGCTTTGATTCCCGGGCTCGCCGTCACCACCGACATCATCGTCGGCTTCCCCGGCGAAGACGAGAACGAGTTTGCCCAGAGCCTGGCTTTTATCCAGCAGATGGAGTTTTCGGGTGGGCATGTCTTTGTTTTCTCGCCGCGCCCCGGCACAGCCGCCACCCGCCTGAGCCAGCCGGTGTCGCCTTCCATCGCCCGGGCGCGCAGCCAGCAGGTACGAGAAAGCCTGTCCGTCTCTGCGCAGGCTTTTCGGCAGCGCTTTTTGGGCAGCACCGTTAAAGTCCTCTGGGAGAGCCGCCGCGGCCAGACCCCGCAGGGCTGGATTCTGAGCGGCTTGAGCGACAACTACCTGCGCGTGCGCACGGTGACCTCCCAACCCCTGGACAATCAGATCAGCGAAGTGCGTCTGACAGCCATCGCCGCAGAGGAGATGATCGGCGTCGTGCTTTCTTGA
- a CDS encoding Phytoene desaturase, translating to MIQQPGTRRVAVIGAGFGGLAAAYDLLKNGRQVTLYEAASYVGGLASGFKELHWEWSMEKYYHHWFASDRHMLQLIDELGWRDQVRFPRPYTVVYYQGRFYPFDSVLQMALFPGLGWGVDKIRFGLVGLFLRLTNNWQALEKTTVEAWMRRWAGDRVYELMWQPLMIGKFGERYAPQVNMAWMWARIKARTTRLGTFEGGFQAFADRFADLLKKMGLDLRLSCPVERISPVEGDGLSVQSAAGQASYDQVLVTQSPNILARLAPDLTPDYLRGLLELKSMGAVVLIFSLKHPLSPQGYYWYNIPKSAGFPFLALVEHTNFIPARYFGGEHLVYCGDYLETDHEYFQLSQDQLVQRFLPALKRINPAFSAQWVNKTWLFRTPYAQPVPFVNHSRNIPPIRTPLAGLYFASMSQVYPWDRGTNFAVEIGRRAARLMLED from the coding sequence ATGATTCAGCAACCCGGAACACGCCGTGTGGCTGTGATTGGGGCTGGTTTTGGCGGTCTGGCGGCTGCCTATGACTTGCTGAAAAACGGTCGGCAGGTCACCCTGTATGAAGCAGCCAGTTATGTCGGTGGACTGGCCAGCGGTTTCAAAGAGCTGCACTGGGAATGGTCAATGGAAAAGTATTATCACCACTGGTTTGCCAGCGATCGCCACATGTTGCAACTCATCGACGAACTGGGCTGGCGCGATCAGGTGCGCTTTCCTCGTCCCTATACCGTCGTATATTACCAGGGTCGGTTTTACCCCTTTGATTCGGTCTTGCAGATGGCGCTCTTTCCAGGTTTGGGTTGGGGGGTAGATAAAATCCGGTTTGGCCTGGTAGGGTTGTTCCTGCGCCTGACAAACAACTGGCAGGCTTTAGAAAAGACAACGGTAGAAGCCTGGATGCGTCGCTGGGCAGGCGATCGCGTTTATGAGTTAATGTGGCAACCGCTCATGATTGGAAAATTCGGCGAACGCTACGCTCCTCAGGTTAATATGGCCTGGATGTGGGCACGCATCAAAGCCCGCACCACTCGCCTGGGCACCTTCGAAGGCGGGTTTCAGGCTTTTGCCGATCGCTTCGCTGACCTTTTGAAAAAGATGGGGCTGGATCTGCGCCTTTCCTGCCCGGTGGAGCGGATCTCCCCCGTCGAGGGAGATGGTCTCTCGGTGCAAAGCGCAGCTGGTCAGGCTTCCTATGACCAGGTGCTGGTTACCCAATCTCCAAATATTCTGGCGCGCCTGGCGCCCGATTTAACTCCCGATTACCTGCGGGGCTTGTTGGAGTTAAAGAGCATGGGCGCCGTGGTGCTGATCTTTTCCCTGAAACATCCTCTATCCCCGCAAGGTTATTACTGGTATAACATTCCCAAATCGGCTGGCTTTCCCTTTCTCGCCCTCGTGGAGCATACCAATTTCATCCCGGCACGCTATTTTGGCGGTGAACACCTGGTTTATTGCGGTGACTATCTTGAAACCGATCATGAGTATTTTCAACTCAGCCAGGATCAACTTGTTCAACGATTCCTTCCGGCTTTAAAGCGCATCAACCCCGCTTTTTCCGCTCAGTGGGTGAACAAAACCTGGCTCTTCCGCACTCCCTATGCCCAACCGGTGCCATTTGTGAACCACTCGCGCAATATTCCGCCAATCCGTACCCCTCTGGCGGGTCTATATTTCGCCAGCATGAGTCAGGTGTACCCCTGGGATCGAGGCACCAATTTTGCGGTCGAGATTGGACGGCGGGCAGCGCGGCTGATGCTTGAAGATTAA
- a CDS encoding Diacylglycerol kinase has product MTNASLLRFLHSRAKSFQYAFAGWWFVIRTQQNAWIHAVASLMVIGLGFWLRLALQDWAVIILTIALVWTAEFLNTALEAIATLAANGKEHPLAKVGKDVGAAAVLIAALAAIAIGFLILGPPLLERLGL; this is encoded by the coding sequence ATGACGAATGCTTCGCTGCTCCGCTTTCTGCACTCCCGAGCGAAATCCTTTCAATACGCCTTTGCCGGCTGGTGGTTTGTCATCCGCACGCAACAAAATGCCTGGATACACGCCGTTGCCAGCCTGATGGTTATCGGGTTAGGTTTTTGGTTGCGATTAGCCTTGCAAGACTGGGCGGTGATCATTTTGACCATTGCACTGGTCTGGACGGCGGAATTCCTGAATACGGCGTTAGAAGCCATTGCAACGCTGGCTGCAAATGGAAAAGAACACCCCCTGGCGAAGGTTGGCAAGGATGTCGGCGCAGCAGCCGTATTGATCGCTGCCCTGGCTGCAATCGCCATTGGATTCCTTATTCTCGGACCACCGCTATTAGAAAGGTTGGGTCTCTAA
- a CDS encoding Metal-dependent hydrolase YbeY, involved in rRNA and/or ribosome maturation and assembly has product MITVKKTISLPIQEWRSYKATLAQAAKATLAAISSKEKGDITLVLSNDAQIRSLNHQFRGIDSPTDVLSFNIDEFNPQSGRKYLGDVIISIERAEEQARSAAHPLTAELALLTVHGILHLCGYDHDQPADRAQMWALQKAILSSLGIDLPFPNG; this is encoded by the coding sequence ATGATCACCGTAAAGAAAACGATCTCCCTTCCTATCCAAGAATGGCGGAGCTACAAAGCCACCCTGGCCCAGGCAGCCAAAGCAACTCTTGCGGCAATCTCATCGAAAGAGAAGGGAGACATCACGCTGGTGTTGAGCAACGACGCTCAAATTCGCTCATTGAACCATCAATTTCGAGGCATCGATTCGCCGACCGATGTTTTGTCCTTTAACATTGACGAGTTCAATCCGCAAAGTGGGCGGAAATACCTGGGCGATGTGATCATCTCTATCGAACGCGCCGAAGAGCAGGCTCGTTCTGCCGCGCACCCGCTTACCGCAGAGCTTGCCTTGCTAACCGTGCATGGAATTTTGCATTTGTGCGGCTATGATCACGATCAACCTGCTGATCGGGCGCAGATGTGGGCACTGCAGAAAGCAATCCTTAGCTCGCTAGGGATTGATCTACCGTTCCCGAATGGGTGA